The Solanum pennellii chromosome 11, SPENNV200 genome contains a region encoding:
- the LOC107004351 gene encoding TPD1 protein homolog 1A-like — protein MEMKSFFIFYVVLLLISFSVIHINHADGAGLINYIVNPARKLLVLPDIGDDVGDGIGNIGDGNDNDGNFGGDDGDGDGTGGFIGNVGDGTGGFIGNVGDGNGGDGNSTGGDGSENRIGEGTCSNNFIQVNQGPSASLPSGIPTYTVIVLNACYSGSCSISNIHLSCGWFSSARLINPKIFRRLNYNDCLVNDGQPLAAGESLTFSYANTYPYKLAVSSIVC, from the exons ATGGAAATGAAGAGCTTTTTCATATTCTATGTGGTTTTGTTGCTTATCTCATTCTCTG TTATACATATTAATCATGCTGATGGTGCTGGTCTTATAAACTACATTGTCAATCCTGCTAGGAAGTTACTAGTCCTACCTG ATATTGGTGATGATGTTGGTGATGGTATAGGAAATATTGGTGATGGTAATGACAATGATGGTAATTTTGGTGgcgatgatggtgatggtgatggtacTGGTGGATTTATAGGTAATGTTGGTGATGGTACTGGTGGATTTATAGGTAATGTTGGTGATGGTAATGGTGGCGATGGTAATAGTACTGGTGGCGATGGATCAGAAAACAGAATAGGTGAAGGTACATGTTCAAATAACTTCATTCAAGTGAACCAAGGTCCATCAGCATCACTTCCTAGTGGTATTCCAACTTACACTGTAATTGTGTTAAACGCGTGTTACTCAGGGAGTTGTAGTATTTCCAACATTCACTTGAGTTGTGGTTGGTTCAGTTCAGCTAGGCTTATTAATCCGAAGATTTTTAGAAGACTGAACTATAACGACTGCCTTGTTAACGATGGACAGCCTCTCGCTGCTGGAGAATCACTCACTTTCTCATATGCAAATACGTATCCTTATAAACTTGCTGTTTCTTCCATTGTCTGTTAA
- the LOC107003087 gene encoding uncharacterized protein LOC107003087, translated as MKLQLHFQQSNLPLLIQLKHKSPIKNPRFPYGKREINQLASEKRSIVKPLSLEILPKFKKLSRSEISKERSNLLVLGSVSVGVVLFLMGFDDKNQALALGPEGPLMEEFWDNMRRYGLYALTVSTGVLWAVFQPIYELLKNPISAILILTIMGGSVYIVSQVVSAMVGVTDFSYDYNY; from the coding sequence atgaaacttCAACTCCATTTTCAACAATCTAATCTTCCATTACTCATTCAACTCAAGCACAAATCACCCATTAAAAATCCAAGATTCCCATATGGGAAAAGAGAAATTAACCAGTTAGCTTCAGAAAAAAGAAGCATAGTGAAACCATTATCTCTAGAAATTTTGcccaaatttaagaaattatcaAGAAGTGAAATTTCCAAGGAAAGATCAAATCTTTTGGTGTTGGGATCTGTTTCTGTTGGTGTAGTGTTGTTTTTAATGGGTTTTGATGATAAAAATCAGGCATTAGCTTTGGGTCCTGAAGGTCCATTAATGGAGGAATTTTGGGATAATATGAGAAGATATGGTCTTTATGCATTGACAGTTAGTACTGGTGTTCTTTGGGCTGTTTTTCAGCCTATTTATGAACTTTTGAAGAACCCCATTTctgcaattttgattttgactaTTATGGGTGGCAGTGTTTATATTGTTTCTCAAGTGGTGTCTGCTATGGTTGGTGTTACTGATTTTAGTTATGATTATAACTATTAG